The sequence CAGGCACTGTAGCTAAATTGTTTTAAAGAGGCTGCCTAACAGTGTGACTTAGAATTTATAATTGTGTATGCATGCTAAAAAAGAATCATTTTGCACACTTCTGGGCCTGAACTATGGGGGTTGAGAAGGAATCTCTCTCATGTACAGCACTGCAAAACTGCTTAGGTGCACTATGGAAGCAGGCAAGACTTTGTTCTCTGAAACATCAGGAATTCTCATTACCAGACAGAGGATACCACACTAGGTGGATCAGTAGTCTGACCTGCCTTGCAAAATCTCATGTTTCCAGGTTAAAAAGAGAAGTCTGAACTGTGTGATATAACTCTTAATTgacttgttctgtgtttgtataaggctagcacaatggggtcctggtctgtgactggggctctaAGCCATTacactaatacaaataatgaataatttaaGAATGCTGCACATGATGTAGCTTATTAGCAGCAACAAGCTACAATGTATGTACAATTGTCAGTCATAAATATCACATTCTGCAGTTAGAACTGCTCCATGAAAATAGATATGCCCCTCCGCATGAGGCCATGCTTGAAGTGTACAAATCTATGAGAAGAATTCAGAAATAAGTGCTTCTCTGGCATTTGAGAGCCATTGCCACTCACATTAAATCTTCTTATGAATTCTTTTCTTCCCAGAAATGCTTGTTTTGGTTTGATTGTTATTAAAACAACTGGGAGGGGACGACCCACACACTAGAAGAATGGGAACAAACCTCTGGTCTATCTAAATATGAAAACGCTCTTCATTATGTGAATATTGAGGGAGCTGTGCTGAAAGCTATTGCCATGATTCAGAGAGCATGTTCTTGTAATTATTCTTACACTTCCCCACCTCTTTAGTGGAAAACAAACTATAAAGAACTCTTTAGAGGTCAGGCTTCATGCATATTAGTGGGTGAGGTACTTTTAAACAGCTGTTGCCTCTGCTAtacctgttctgtagataaataGAACTTAGTCTCCATTGTTTTAACCCAGCATATTTCAGAAGAACTTCTAAAATGTGTGTTAGCACAGAGATTATATATCTTGAAATCTGTGTAATATCTTCCTACTGCTGTTACTTCATTTTGGAGTCCAGTCCTATCAGAGCTATCTGATCTACGCTTCTGTACTTGTttgtttgtccccccccccatgaaagaTCTCTAGCATTCTGTTGTAATTTGGCACAGTCCATATTCTCTCTGTCAACCAAACTACCTTTTATATTCTCAATAGTTCACATGTAAATATCTTACCAACAGATGTAAATGTTTTGAAACACTTCCTCTACTTTAAAGCAAGTTAAGTGTTTGTTTGTGAAAAGTACTAGATTAACAcctctggagactgaagttctctACTGCCTGCAAAGCTGGGCTCTAAAAGAGACCATGTCTGTGCAGAGGAACCAAAATTTTTTCAGAAGATAGGCACAATGCAAGGTACCTCTGGGGGTTCCAGGCTCAAGTTTCTTCTTCCACAAAACTCCCATCcagaacaaggaaacaaaacagtGTCACCCACCAAGACCCATCACTGGGCCCTAAGTAAAATCCCCTCATATCCACTTTCGACCCAGGGCTCCCTGCTGTACctctcccagccagctccccGACATGGGCACTCACCGCAGCTCCCTGAGCAGGTCCTGGGGCTGTTGATGAGTGAGTCCTGTGGACAGGGCAAGGCTCCAGGGGATGGAAGGGGTTGCCATGACACAGGAGCTAGCCCCACAGTGACGAGGAGGAGTAGCGCTAGCCATTCCACTGCCTACTTAGGTTTGGCACCGGCTGCCCTCTGTCATCACAGGGGAGTAGAGGGATCAAACGTGAGAGTGACATTGAGACCTGGTGCATGGAGGTCACAGCGACACTCATGTTTGGCCCCATGGCCCCTTTGTCGTGACCTGAGCAGTAGCGCTGCACCACCAGTGTGCCAGGTCGCAACTCTCTTGGTTTTGGTTCTGGTGCTCCCCTCTCATGACGTAGGGCTGTGGGGCCAAACTTGAAAAAGTAGTGGGGCAGCCAGTGCTGTTCCTCCTCACCACTGCTGTGGAGCTGGCTCTGCCCCTGCCAATGGTACACACCACGTGTACTGCTCATATGGCTGTGGGCATAACGGCCTCTGTGAATGTGAGGATATCAAACCTTAATTTAGGAAGAAATTAATTTCAATCTTTGCTTTATTTgaaaagactaacaaattcagCCAACTGTAGTGGTTTCTTCCCAGTAGACAAGTATCTTCTACAAAGAACTGGACCCTAaaagccatcagatggtaactcTTTACCAGACAGCTTCCTAGTGGTGACCTAGCTATGCATGCCAAGTCTCTCTGTTTGACAGTCTGGTTCCTTAGATAACTTGTAGTTCTTCCTTTCTGCTCTCTCTACTTTTGactcaagccagcaaactcaacAGAAGCTGCTGTCAGAATGGAGGAACCTGTTTCCTGGGGAGTTTTTGCATATGTCCAAAACACTTTACTGGCAGACACTGTGAACGTGATAAACGGATCAGGTAAGTAACAAACAGGGATTATCTCCCAgtgaaagagaaagaggaaaCTCAATTTTCAGTCACAGCACTCCTGTTTATGGAatcttttctcctcctgcagtaGCTGCGGTGCCATTGGCCATGGAGAGTGGACCCAAGAAGGATGTTTGTTCTGCCAATGTATTTATGGGATTCTGCACTGTTTCCCTCAAGACCAGGAAGATGGTTGTGGTAAGAAGCATCATGATTCCTTTCTAAAGTACAATTCATGTGAAGTTAGTCACATATCTATTGCATATTTTTACTATTCACAGCTCAACTCTGTCATATATTCAGTAATCAGCTATGAGGGGAGTAAACACTTGGGCAGTATCAGGATTATTCAGAATCATTCAAGAAGCAGCCTCAGGTACCTCTCAAGACAGGAGGTCTGACTCAATGAAAGGGAGTCTCTTGAGTTCTGACAGATACCAATACTgggaataaaatgaaacaaatgagGATTCCAGATGTACAGAATAAGGGGAAATTTAACACTTTGCCTGGACCAAACTTAACATTGGGGTCCAGCCTAGGTGAGGAAAGTGAGTCCAGACACTGAGGCCAGGCGTCAGGAGGAATGGATTTGTCAGGGAACTGGTACTAATGCtatacagtctttttttttttttttttttttaaacctctgttACCATTTCAAGTGCCAGCCTGGGTAAGTAATGACTTATCAGTGGCCTAATTAGACATTCATGGTCATAGGGATGAGTGTTGGACTGTATTAGAATGAGTTTGCTTTTAATCCAGAGACCAACGATTACACTGGCATCTCTATATTATTAGCCTTCTTGACagaaaatttcccaccattgccaACATCACTGCACTCCCACCAATCGTGGGAGTGCTAGGCCATGTTTACATTATGGGTCCTAAAGAGGCACAGCTACAGCACTACAGCTGTAACGCTGTAACGTAGGgacttactacagtgacagaagggttttttccatctatcacaggtttcagagtagcagccattagtctgtattcgcaaaaagaaaaggagtacttgtggcaccttagaaactaacaaatttatttgagcataagcttttgtgagctacagccaaaaataccatattttccactgaatgcatccgatgaagtgaacggtagctcacgaaagcttatgctcaaataaatttgttagtctctaaggtgccacaagtactcctgttctttttccatctatgtaggtaatccacttccctacGCGGTAGATAAgaagttgacagaagaattcttccattgacctagccatgtatacactggaggttaggtcagtttaattaTGGAAGTCGGTGTTGTGAATTTTTCATGCCCCCAAGCAccgtagctatgtcaacctagaCCAGGCCCTACTGTATACTGCCCACTGGCAGTGTAATCATTCTGTCATCTAATCCTGCTCAAATCAGATCTAGTTGACACTGTGATTAACACATTGACAGTTGCTGGGGTCTTGGTTAAGTTGGAGTTCTTACTGTTGCTATCATCAGTGGAAACCCACCAGTGGTAGCAATGATGGGAAATTTTTAGAAAGATAAGTGTAGGGATTTGCCTTCACTAGAGGTGACCCCTCTAGCCCAGTATGGAGGCACACTGTCAGGATATTATGGGAAAGTCTGTACAATCTCTGACCACAATGGACTTGACAGGTGGATAAATAAGAGATTTTGTATGTCAACCCCTTTCAATAGCACTAAGTTCATgttaatatttttggtttttaaagatTTGGATAAGTATCTGGAGTGTGGGGTGGAATACTAAACCTCTCGGAGAAAGTTAATGGAGTGAGAGGTGATGTTCAAGAATTCCTCAGTTCCCCTATACTCagagattaatattttttaatttagcagATCTCTCTGAATTGAGGAGGAGTTACAGGGTACacttctttttacattttatttatagatagatatatttgtgacctatattttatatgcattatagcattttttataatatatattacacacacacacacacacagtgaaaatCTTTATATAGTACATAATGTAACAGAAAATTGTTCCTTCCAGATTTCCTTTAATTTAGACAGAGATCTGCTAAACTATAATTTATCTGTGTTTGTGTGGGACAAAAGAAAAGATCTCTCTTCATTAAATGTTTACCATGTTAAGCCCTTAAGAAGTTAGAATCCAGGTAAATACAAGGGGCCAGCATTCTGATTAGCAAAAACCAATTAACCTGGAAAGACCAAGTGAATTAACAAATTTGGTAATCTCTTTtagaaggaatttttccattcAAGTTCCCTGGAGGCTTTTATTTACAAAGGAAAAACCTGAAAGCTTTTAGTACTCTGACATTTTTCTTTCACATTAAAACCAGTTTCTGGGTCTCTAGGGGGAACATTACCTCCATGTACTTACTCCATATGCACTTGCAAAGAAAATATGGCAGTACTTAAAAGCAACATTCTGGCAAATATCTGGGATTTACATACGAATACCTGGAGGTTTTCTCTCCGGAGTGTCCTCCAATCTCATCAGTCATTTCTTAAACGTTCTCTGAGTGCTGCCATTCGCAACTCTTTCAGAACTGTAAACACTCCCTTGAAAGAGTCTCCATAGCTGGGTGTTCAGCTGAAGCCTGAAAGGAAGTACTTTGGAGCAATGAAGTACATGCAAATCATacctttttctgtttaatttaaagGAATTTAAATTCATGCTTTGTTCCTTCAGGTCCTACAAAGAAAAACATGCCTGCTTGGATTCATCTTGGAATGAGTTCTGAAGGACTAAAACTTCAACAGACAACAGACATCCTTATAGTTTCATTCCTGTTTCCTCTGCTTTGTCAGCTCCTCTAATGAGTAACAAAGATAAGAAGCAAGAAAGGTAGTTACTTTAACAATGAGAAAGTAACATGAATATGAAGCCTTTTGTTTTATCTTTAATTGTATAATGGAAAGCAGCAGGAACTGATTATCTGCACTTGATATTAGTGTTTCATGGATGCCAACTGTCTGCTTTATTAGGTGCTTGGTTaggaaaagaacagaatttttattttatcctaCAACAAATCCATCTATTCCTATGCATTAAAACAGGGGCTATAAGTatgtctcttcccccacccatctTGAAGTGGCCCTATTAATTGCTTTCAAATATTGGCTTCTATGATGTTTAATATTGAAAGATCAATTCTTCCAGTGGAAGATGGTATATTTACACATACTTAGGCTAAGACAGCCATAATTGTATTGTAAATATGATTTTGctttaaatatctattttttaataatttattatctCTTTTGGCTATTTCAGCTGTTGAAAAGACAGAAAAGTAAGTCATTAAGTAATGGTTTTCTTGTCAATCTGGATTGATTTGTTTTCCCACTAACTAAATTAAAACGTTGAAAGAGCCATCCTAAAGAGACAgtcatttgtattacaatagtttCATACTTGAAGATATTGTATAAGTAATCATTTCAGCCACTATCCCTACATGCAAATAAacgttattttaaaatttttagtcCAAACACAATTTTTCAGAGGGTAcaatttttcaaaagggcctTTGTTGATTTGACTGAATTACTTTGGAAAATGTGTTTCCAGAAAGTGGATTATGTTCAAAAGACGTTTCCTACACACATCACTAAAGAGTATTTAGTCAAGATTATGGATGCTTATCCATTGTGTTCATTTTGTTAAttgtccctcccccaccttaGACTGTCTAGAATCATCAGCAGATCTGAATGGCATTTGAGGTCCTAATTCTTTTCAtccccacccctttccttccCATGCCCTCTCACtcaatttcacttttgaaaaccatttttgatGTTTCACAAGTCTCAATAAGTTATGCATTGTTGCACTTCAATAAGTAAACTGGATTAAGTTTTTGTTATGACATAAGAGTGTTCATACATAATATTCAGGAATAGTTATTCCAGAACTTTATTCCAAaacagctattctggaataattccatGTGTAAACAAACCCTCAGTTATCAAATTATGCAATTCCTTGCCCTTTAGCTGAGTGGATTTGATTTGCTTAATGTCTGTATGACTGTTTCTCAATAATTGTAAAGTATGCAAATGCAGAGTTTCTTAATGGCCCTTAGCCAATCAGGACAGAGGGATTTGCACATTCATTGTATTGTTAATCACTAGAATCATTTTTAATACCCATACACGATTATACATGATTGAAGCTAAAGTTCTCAGAACTCCCAACACATATGCCATCCACAAACATGTCTGATAACTTCTGGATCCTCTCCCTACCCAGCCAGTTCACTCttatttgggggaaaagagaaggacTGAAATTACTATCCTGTCCTCAAGAGCTAAGGAGGAATCATGAGGGAAGATATTGCAAAGGCTGAATTTAGATGAGGCCACAGGATGTGGATGGGATCAGAGGCTCAGGATCTCGCATACATTGGAAGGAGCTGGGTGGGGAATTGCAAGGGAAGCAGCCATTCTGGATGTAGGGGCTACAGATGGGAGAGCACAGTCTCCACCCACATATCCcttagggagggggcagagaca is a genomic window of Dermochelys coriacea isolate rDerCor1 chromosome 5, rDerCor1.pri.v4, whole genome shotgun sequence containing:
- the LOC119855976 gene encoding cryptic protein-like, with the translated sequence MLLIRFLLSLVLSLQIIQFGNGCEGENCDDNPDQKNPNTSLTTFNDINNLNSERRRRNPSEVLPFTGLTDASKLNRSCCQNGGTCFLGSFCICPKHFTGRHCERDKRISSCGAIGHGEWTQEGCLFCQCIYGILHCFPQDQEDGCGPTKKNMPAWIHLGMSSEGLKLQQTTDILIVSFLFPLLCQLL